In Hwangdonia lutea, a single window of DNA contains:
- a CDS encoding acetyltransferase yields MNYNKIRLYGAGGHAQIIKSILIHNGISVTDVFDDDPALSHHNFDKIIISTRKEVNGFPHKGDPFIIAIGDNKQRYQVSKFLKSEYSKAIHGSAIIDSSVKIGQGTVVYAGAAIQPNTTVGKHVIINTLASVDHDNIIEDFVHISPNATLCGLVEIGEGTHVGAGAVIIPEIKVGKWCVIGAGAVIIRDVPDFSIVVGNPGKVIKMNTDF; encoded by the coding sequence GTGAATTATAATAAAATTAGACTATATGGTGCAGGAGGGCATGCTCAAATTATTAAATCAATATTAATTCATAACGGAATTTCTGTCACAGATGTTTTTGATGACGATCCAGCTTTAAGTCATCACAATTTTGATAAGATAATTATAAGCACAAGGAAAGAGGTTAATGGTTTTCCGCATAAAGGCGATCCATTTATCATTGCTATAGGTGACAACAAGCAAAGATACCAGGTTTCAAAATTTTTAAAAAGTGAGTATTCAAAAGCCATACATGGCTCGGCAATTATAGACTCCAGTGTAAAAATTGGACAAGGTACAGTAGTTTATGCCGGTGCTGCTATTCAACCAAATACAACGGTTGGAAAACACGTTATAATTAATACGCTTGCAAGTGTAGACCACGATAATATTATTGAAGATTTCGTCCATATATCCCCTAATGCTACACTTTGTGGTTTAGTTGAAATTGGAGAAGGCACCCATGTTGGAGCTGGAGCTGTAATTATACCAGAAATTAAAGTGGGTAAATGGTGCGTTATTGGTGCTGGGGCTGTGATAATTAGAGATGTTCCGGATTTTTCTATTGTAGTTGGTAATCCTGGTAAAGTTATAAAAATGAATACGGATTTTTAA
- a CDS encoding outer membrane beta-barrel family protein: MKNLFLACLLLFAITTQAHTDPGNDADKTGTISGKVLDATLKQPLPYVNVIIKNTAGETLTGGITLEDGTFEIDKVAEGKIKLSIQYIGYKTITKDITIGKGNYKVDVGEILLEEEAEGLDAVTVLAETSTIQQKVDRKVITIGKDLAATGSASELMVGIPSVSVDAQTGDISLRGNQNVRVMVDGKLSNIPTAQLLKQIPSTAIKSIELITNPSAKYNPEGMSGIINIVLHKNTMIGFNGNLSLGLRHEKEAKFNSALNMNYRNGKFNLYGSYSNNISKNRNRGNVERPENNSEQFFKFLDKRQSHLYKLGLDFYLDDKNTMSFFTTQNTSNSSTEGETEALFYSNPSFDQHQVFLAESDNMSSQYNFNYVHDFSEDGHNIELEVDYNTFEDDTPADFKFLLGSNDDYKDFNNTDRKSTTVNLDYVNPLSETTKLELGLQARLFNSDIAYSSTGQTLNAQGVLRPTPDNDFDYTRDIYSAYATFSKKFDKWTYQIGLRTENVKEDALALSSEAASTETFKNDYFEFYPSAFITYSPSEKNSYQFSYSRRVDRPGIGQVNPIKEWSTPLISSFGNIDLRPQFTNSVEANYTRTLNNRKGSVTGGVFYRFISDEINRALFIDRTDVNSGRIILTHDNFDDTSAYGIELSSNYRPTKWWSINGSFDLYSQTQKGIAETLTAPIETATIDDIETNIDEVNNVAWNFRMFNNFRVSKTLTFTAFGFYRGKNKTLQFDMKPMYFINLGSRVSFAKGKGSFSLNFNDVLNTMKFAFEGTKPFVQNGQFNWESHTVQASLSYRFGGGKYRAKSRKNRDDNTKSDGGGFL; this comes from the coding sequence ATGAAAAACTTATTCTTAGCGTGTTTACTACTATTCGCTATAACCACACAAGCACACACAGACCCTGGAAATGATGCCGACAAAACAGGTACAATCTCAGGAAAAGTCTTAGACGCCACTTTAAAACAACCCTTACCGTACGTAAATGTTATTATAAAAAATACAGCAGGCGAAACTTTAACTGGCGGTATTACCTTAGAAGATGGTACTTTCGAAATTGATAAAGTCGCCGAAGGTAAAATTAAATTGAGTATCCAATATATAGGATATAAAACCATTACCAAAGACATCACTATTGGCAAAGGCAATTACAAGGTAGATGTTGGTGAGATTCTTTTAGAAGAAGAAGCCGAAGGTTTGGATGCGGTTACCGTTTTGGCAGAAACCTCCACCATTCAACAAAAAGTTGACCGCAAAGTAATTACCATTGGAAAAGATTTAGCAGCAACAGGCAGTGCATCAGAGCTTATGGTTGGTATTCCATCGGTAAGCGTCGATGCCCAAACGGGTGATATAAGTTTACGCGGCAACCAGAATGTACGCGTTATGGTTGATGGTAAATTATCAAATATTCCAACAGCGCAATTGCTCAAGCAAATCCCGTCAACCGCCATAAAATCTATTGAGTTAATCACCAATCCTTCGGCCAAATACAATCCCGAAGGCATGAGCGGCATTATAAACATTGTGCTTCATAAAAACACCATGATAGGTTTTAATGGTAATTTAAGTTTAGGTTTAAGACATGAAAAAGAAGCTAAATTCAACAGTGCCCTAAACATGAATTACCGTAACGGAAAGTTCAATTTATACGGAAGTTACAGCAACAATATTTCAAAAAACAGAAACCGCGGAAATGTTGAAAGACCGGAAAATAACTCGGAGCAATTCTTTAAGTTTTTAGATAAAAGACAATCGCATTTGTATAAATTAGGACTCGATTTTTACTTGGATGACAAGAACACCATGTCTTTTTTCACAACACAAAACACATCCAATAGCAGTACCGAGGGTGAAACCGAAGCTTTGTTTTACAGCAATCCGTCGTTCGACCAACACCAAGTTTTCCTTGCCGAAAGCGATAACATGTCCTCGCAATACAATTTTAACTATGTGCATGATTTTTCAGAAGATGGACATAATATTGAGTTAGAAGTAGATTACAATACTTTTGAAGATGATACACCGGCAGATTTTAAATTTCTTCTGGGTTCAAACGACGATTATAAAGATTTTAATAATACCGACAGAAAAAGCACTACGGTAAATTTAGATTATGTAAACCCATTATCTGAAACCACAAAGCTAGAATTAGGGCTGCAAGCACGTTTATTTAATTCGGATATCGCCTATTCATCAACGGGTCAAACTTTAAACGCGCAAGGTGTTTTACGACCAACTCCAGACAATGATTTTGACTACACACGAGATATTTATTCTGCCTACGCCACATTTAGCAAAAAATTTGATAAATGGACTTATCAAATAGGTCTGCGTACAGAAAATGTAAAAGAGGATGCCTTAGCACTATCGTCTGAAGCTGCAAGTACCGAGACGTTTAAAAACGATTATTTCGAGTTTTACCCATCGGCTTTTATTACTTATTCGCCATCAGAAAAAAATTCGTATCAATTTAGTTATAGCCGACGTGTAGACCGTCCGGGAATTGGTCAGGTAAACCCCATTAAAGAATGGAGCACGCCACTAATTTCTTCTTTCGGAAATATCGATTTGCGTCCACAGTTTACAAATTCGGTTGAAGCTAATTACACCAGAACTTTAAATAACAGAAAAGGAAGCGTAACCGGTGGTGTTTTTTATAGGTTCATTTCAGATGAAATTAACAGAGCCTTGTTTATTGACAGAACCGATGTAAATTCCGGTCGTATTATTTTAACCCATGACAATTTTGATGATACCTCGGCTTACGGTATTGAATTATCCTCAAATTACCGACCAACAAAATGGTGGAGCATAAACGGAAGTTTCGATTTGTACTCGCAAACCCAAAAAGGTATAGCCGAAACCTTAACTGCGCCAATTGAAACGGCTACGATTGATGATATTGAAACCAACATAGATGAAGTTAACAACGTTGCTTGGAACTTTAGAATGTTTAATAATTTTAGAGTGAGCAAAACCTTAACTTTTACCGCTTTTGGTTTTTACAGAGGAAAAAACAAAACACTACAGTTTGATATGAAACCCATGTATTTTATTAATCTGGGTTCTCGGGTGAGTTTTGCAAAAGGCAAAGGCTCATTTAGTTTGAATTTTAACGATGTTTTGAATACCATGAAATTTGCTTTTGAGGGCACCAAACCTTTTGTACAAAATGGTCAGTTTAACTGGGAAAGCCATACCGTTCAAGCCAGTTTATCGTACCGTTTTGGTGGCGGAAAATACCGTGCTAAATCACGTAAAAACCGTGATGATAACACCAAATCTGATGGTGGTGGTTTCCTATAA
- a CDS encoding glutaminyl-peptide cyclotransferase, translated as MNTFKALTIIFLSLAIVSCRSNSGQKKSDFSIKTNAEKGNISVSETLNLSLENKKNHIIDSVIYILDGKKIGEAFDLNGHKLGKHTVEATVYFNNQKQTTNTNVTILNNETPKIYTFRIINEYPHDITSYTQGLEFYNDTIYESTGQYRESKLRKVDYKSGNVLKNINLADEYFGEGLTILNNKVYQLTWQENIGFVYDVNTFDKLSSFKYGNSKEGWGLCNDDDIIYKSDGTEKIWLLNPDTLVEQDYIQVYTNKGKIGRINELEWINGQIYANIYQKNGVAIINPKNGAVVGVIDFSSLKKKVAQHDKLDVLNGIAFNPKTKTIFVTGKRWDKLFEVEIVEK; from the coding sequence ATGAATACATTCAAAGCACTCACAATCATATTTTTAAGCTTAGCCATAGTGTCTTGCCGCTCTAATTCCGGGCAGAAAAAAAGTGATTTTTCTATTAAAACGAATGCTGAGAAAGGTAATATTTCAGTATCTGAAACCTTAAACCTTTCTTTAGAAAACAAAAAAAATCATATTATTGACTCTGTTATATATATTTTAGACGGAAAGAAGATTGGTGAAGCGTTTGATTTAAACGGGCATAAGTTGGGAAAACACACGGTTGAAGCCACAGTGTATTTTAATAACCAAAAGCAAACAACAAATACAAATGTTACGATTTTAAATAATGAGACACCCAAAATTTACACCTTTCGTATTATAAATGAATATCCGCACGATATTACTTCGTACACCCAAGGACTTGAGTTTTATAACGACACCATTTACGAAAGTACAGGGCAATACAGAGAATCGAAACTTAGAAAAGTAGATTATAAATCGGGTAATGTTTTAAAAAATATAAATTTAGCCGACGAGTATTTTGGTGAAGGGTTAACCATTTTAAACAATAAAGTTTATCAACTCACGTGGCAAGAAAACATCGGGTTTGTGTATGATGTTAACACATTTGATAAATTAAGCAGCTTTAAATATGGCAACAGTAAAGAAGGTTGGGGTTTGTGTAATGACGATGACATTATTTACAAAAGCGATGGTACCGAAAAAATATGGCTGCTAAACCCCGATACTTTGGTGGAGCAAGATTATATTCAAGTGTATACTAATAAAGGAAAAATAGGCCGTATTAATGAATTGGAATGGATTAACGGACAAATTTACGCTAACATTTACCAAAAGAATGGTGTAGCGATTATAAACCCAAAAAACGGCGCTGTGGTTGGTGTAATTGATTTTTCATCACTTAAGAAAAAGGTAGCCCAACACGATAAATTAGATGTTTTAAACGGTATTGCTTTCAATCCAAAAACCAAAACCATATTTGTAACAGGCAAACGTTGGGACAAGTTGTTTGAGGTTGAGATTGTTGAGAAATAA
- a CDS encoding 4'-phosphopantetheinyl transferase family protein, which produces MLLHKPKELIPKTIHIWVININDVIHKIDNLKHVINKAEKEKASNFHFKKDQNKYIMSRGALRVLSACYLNRNAKEIEFEYGEYGKPEYNFDSDLKFNISHSGDLIVLSFVKEFDIGVDIEKVKADFDIFEIAANFFSDLEIKTLKKVPKDKQVEYFYRCWTRKESFIKAKAMGLSFPLDSFSVCINSDKKTAVLETKWDINEKDTWSLFTFSPQPNYIGAVSIQGNINAIEYFNFNDG; this is translated from the coding sequence TTGTTACTGCATAAACCAAAAGAATTAATCCCGAAAACAATACACATCTGGGTAATAAATATAAACGATGTAATACATAAAATCGACAATCTTAAACATGTTATTAATAAAGCTGAAAAAGAAAAAGCCTCAAATTTCCATTTTAAAAAAGATCAAAATAAATATATAATGTCGCGTGGTGCCTTACGTGTTTTAAGTGCTTGTTATTTGAATAGGAATGCCAAAGAAATTGAATTCGAATACGGTGAATACGGAAAACCTGAATACAATTTTGATTCAGATTTAAAATTCAACATTTCACATTCAGGGGATTTAATCGTGTTAAGTTTTGTAAAAGAATTTGATATTGGCGTAGACATTGAAAAGGTTAAAGCCGACTTTGATATATTTGAAATTGCTGCCAATTTTTTTTCAGACTTAGAAATTAAAACTCTAAAAAAAGTTCCCAAAGACAAACAGGTTGAATATTTTTATAGATGCTGGACACGGAAAGAATCTTTTATTAAAGCGAAAGCCATGGGACTTTCATTCCCGTTGGATTCGTTTTCAGTTTGCATCAATTCCGACAAAAAAACAGCCGTATTGGAAACGAAATGGGATATTAACGAAAAAGACACTTGGAGCCTTTTTACATTTTCCCCTCAGCCTAATTATATTGGTGCCGTTTCAATTCAAGGTAATATAAATGCTATTGAATATTTTAATTTTAACGATGGTTAG
- a CDS encoding PorP/SprF family type IX secretion system membrane protein translates to MKKSIIYLLFIAVTYGYGQELNLPVFTQYLADNEFVISPAYAGIGDNLKIRANGLTQWVGIKGAPDNQSLYADFRIADRSGIGVSLYNDRNGNTIQTGAKFSFAHHLVLDYYSKQYLSFGISYNLNNFRIDINNFTNYDSSGNPIPPTNITDDRRTSNHNFDVSALYRYKGFFLSFNANNILDKNIDEDIRKLEPNLISNYQVYSGFTFRGPKKSGLEYEPSVFYQMFSSDKRSATDLNFKFRKYNKNDDYYWAGLSYRFLNDQFLKPLNVGPMAGFKKRQFYFAYAYQITMNDLASYNSGTHVVTIGIDFLQGISNCPCTQSAVKKSLSYD, encoded by the coding sequence ATGAAAAAATCAATCATATATCTTCTTTTTATTGCTGTAACTTATGGTTATGGTCAAGAATTGAATTTGCCAGTGTTTACCCAATATTTAGCAGATAACGAGTTTGTAATATCGCCTGCTTATGCTGGAATTGGCGATAACCTAAAAATCAGGGCCAACGGGTTAACCCAATGGGTTGGCATAAAAGGTGCGCCCGATAACCAATCTCTTTATGCCGATTTTAGAATTGCCGATCGTTCGGGTATTGGAGTGTCTTTGTACAACGACAGAAACGGAAACACAATACAAACAGGTGCTAAATTTTCGTTTGCCCATCACTTGGTTTTAGATTATTATTCGAAGCAATATTTATCGTTTGGTATTTCGTATAATTTAAATAATTTTAGAATAGACATTAATAATTTTACAAATTATGACTCAAGCGGAAACCCAATTCCACCTACAAATATAACAGACGATAGGCGCACATCAAATCACAATTTCGATGTAAGTGCTCTCTACAGATATAAAGGCTTCTTTTTAAGTTTCAATGCCAATAATATTTTAGACAAAAACATTGATGAAGACATTAGAAAATTAGAGCCAAACCTTATTTCAAACTATCAGGTTTATTCGGGATTTACCTTTCGAGGGCCTAAAAAAAGCGGTTTGGAATACGAGCCATCAGTCTTTTATCAAATGTTTAGCAGCGATAAGCGATCTGCAACCGATTTGAATTTTAAATTCAGAAAATACAATAAAAATGATGATTATTATTGGGCAGGACTATCATATCGATTCCTTAACGACCAATTTTTAAAACCCTTAAATGTTGGTCCTATGGCCGGATTTAAAAAACGGCAGTTTTACTTTGCCTATGCCTACCAAATAACCATGAACGATTTGGCGAGTTATAATTCGGGGACACATGTGGTTACTATTGGCATTGACTTTTTACAGGGCATTAGTAATTGCCCATGTACACAAAGTGCCGTTAAAAAATCGCTTAGTTATGACTAA
- a CDS encoding TonB-dependent receptor, which produces MKKHIFLYMLLAVFSSAKAHELSGIIISEENNKPLQGVGVYNKTTGAYTYTNVSGYFELDDISENDIIYFYQLGYENQELIIVKKHLNSEINITLKISSASLDQVLIVSKVNVLSNFVNVDLKTSPVKSSQEILRKIPGLIIGQHAGGGKAEQIFLRGFDIDHGTDIAIDVDGMPVNMVSHAHGQGYADMHFIIPETIDNIDFAKGAYYADKGNFNTAGYIDINTKRTIKDNVVSVEAGQYNTLRALSMLKIVDEEQSKAYIASELMLSDGVFESPQNFNRINIMGRYNFNNYTDQEFNMAISHFQSKWDASGQIPVRAVESGMIGRFGAIDDTEGGNTSRSNFWINHNKQLDEHSSIKSSAYLSKYDFELFSNFTFFLEDPVNGDQIHQKEDRTIIGAKTAYEHTFHLDDHDAQLKYEIGVGFRYDDVNDVQLSRTLNRQTILERLALGNIDELNGFTFAHLTYKKNKWTFNPGLRFDYFNFDYENLLTTTYDNKSENKFLVSPKLNVIYAASPKLQVFAKTGLGYHSNDTRVVTANNGKKILPTAFGTDLGVIMKPVDRLVINAALWSLFLQQEFVYVGDAGIVEPSGKTKRFGVDFGLRYQVTDGLFFNTDINYTYARSSDDPSGQNYIPLAPDLTSSGGLSFRDFGNFSGGLSYRYIKDRPANEDNSIVADGYFITDMNLNYNLKNWTFGLIVENLFDSKWNETQFATESRLFNEPDAVEEIHFTPGSPFFLRGKISVRF; this is translated from the coding sequence ATGAAAAAACATATATTTCTTTATATGCTTTTGGCTGTTTTTAGCAGTGCAAAAGCCCACGAATTAAGCGGTATTATTATATCCGAAGAAAACAATAAACCCTTGCAAGGCGTTGGAGTTTACAATAAAACCACGGGCGCATATACGTACACAAACGTTTCGGGCTATTTTGAATTGGATGATATTTCGGAAAACGATATCATTTACTTTTATCAATTAGGTTACGAAAATCAAGAGCTCATTATTGTTAAAAAACATTTAAATAGTGAAATTAATATCACATTAAAAATATCATCTGCGTCTTTAGATCAGGTTTTAATCGTTTCAAAAGTAAACGTATTAAGTAATTTTGTTAACGTGGATTTAAAAACAAGCCCTGTAAAATCATCCCAGGAAATCTTGAGGAAAATCCCGGGATTGATTATTGGTCAGCACGCCGGTGGCGGGAAAGCAGAACAAATATTTTTACGCGGTTTTGATATTGACCACGGCACAGACATTGCCATTGATGTGGACGGTATGCCTGTAAACATGGTGTCGCACGCCCACGGTCAAGGCTACGCCGATATGCACTTTATAATCCCCGAAACTATTGATAATATCGATTTTGCAAAAGGTGCCTATTATGCAGATAAAGGCAATTTTAACACGGCTGGATATATTGATATTAATACAAAAAGAACCATTAAAGATAATGTCGTTTCGGTTGAAGCTGGCCAATACAATACCTTACGTGCGTTAAGTATGTTGAAAATTGTTGATGAGGAACAAAGTAAGGCCTATATAGCTTCCGAACTTATGCTATCCGACGGCGTTTTCGAGTCGCCTCAAAACTTCAATCGTATTAATATTATGGGACGTTATAATTTCAATAATTATACCGATCAAGAATTTAATATGGCCATTTCCCATTTTCAAAGTAAATGGGATGCTTCAGGCCAAATTCCTGTTCGTGCTGTGGAAAGTGGAATGATTGGTCGGTTTGGAGCTATTGACGATACCGAAGGCGGAAACACGAGCCGAAGTAATTTCTGGATAAACCACAACAAGCAACTGGACGAGCATTCCTCAATAAAATCGTCGGCTTATCTTTCAAAATATGATTTCGAATTGTTTTCAAATTTCACCTTCTTTTTAGAGGACCCCGTAAATGGCGATCAAATTCATCAAAAAGAAGACCGAACAATAATTGGTGCGAAAACAGCTTACGAGCATACGTTCCATCTAGACGACCACGATGCTCAATTAAAATACGAAATAGGAGTTGGTTTTAGGTATGATGATGTAAACGATGTGCAATTATCAAGAACGTTAAACAGGCAGACTATTTTAGAACGATTGGCGCTTGGAAATATTGATGAATTAAACGGATTTACATTTGCGCATTTAACTTATAAAAAAAACAAATGGACCTTCAATCCGGGTTTACGATTTGACTATTTTAATTTTGATTACGAAAATTTACTAACCACAACCTACGACAATAAAAGTGAAAATAAATTTTTGGTTAGTCCAAAACTGAATGTAATTTATGCAGCATCGCCTAAATTGCAAGTTTTTGCTAAAACCGGTTTGGGTTACCACTCCAACGATACCCGAGTGGTAACGGCAAATAATGGCAAGAAAATTTTACCAACCGCTTTTGGAACCGACCTTGGAGTAATTATGAAACCCGTTGACCGATTGGTAATTAATGCGGCGTTGTGGAGTTTGTTTTTACAACAGGAATTTGTTTATGTTGGTGATGCCGGAATAGTAGAACCAAGTGGGAAAACCAAACGCTTTGGGGTAGATTTTGGTTTGCGCTACCAAGTAACCGATGGCCTATTTTTTAATACCGATATAAATTATACCTATGCCAGAAGTAGCGATGACCCTAGCGGGCAAAACTACATTCCGTTAGCACCAGATTTAACTTCTTCGGGAGGTTTAAGCTTTAGGGATTTTGGTAATTTTTCGGGTGGATTGAGTTATAGGTATATTAAAGACCGTCCTGCAAACGAGGACAATTCTATCGTGGCCGATGGCTATTTTATAACCGATATGAATTTGAATTACAACCTCAAAAACTGGACCTTCGGATTGATTGTTGAGAATTTGTTTGATAGCAAATGGAACGAAACCCAATTTGCAACCGAAAGCCGATTGTTTAACGAACCGGATGCCGTTGAAGAAATTCATTTTACACCGGGTAGCCCTTTCTTTTTAAGAGGAAAAATATCGGTTAGATTTTAA
- a CDS encoding CoA-binding protein — MGKKTLVIGASVKPDRYSNYAIQKLVNKGQDVVAFGMKEGTVAGVKIDTQLQPYENIHTITLYLNPKRQEAYYDYIVSLKPKRVIFNPGTENYEFYEILKKNNINYETACTLVLLSTNQY, encoded by the coding sequence ATGGGTAAGAAAACACTAGTAATCGGCGCTTCGGTAAAACCAGATAGGTATTCAAATTATGCCATTCAAAAGCTTGTGAATAAAGGGCAAGATGTTGTGGCTTTTGGGATGAAAGAAGGTACCGTTGCGGGAGTAAAAATAGACACACAATTACAACCATACGAGAATATACACACCATTACGTTGTACTTAAACCCCAAACGGCAGGAAGCGTATTATGATTATATCGTGTCTTTAAAGCCCAAGCGCGTCATTTTTAATCCGGGAACCGAAAATTATGAGTTTTATGAAATTTTAAAGAAAAATAATATTAATTATGAAACCGCCTGTACTTTAGTGCTTCTTTCTACTAATCAATATTAA
- a CDS encoding SDR family oxidoreductase, translating to MSKVVLITGGSSGIGKSVGEYLTQKGFVVYGTSRNPENYKNSTFSILKLDVKNNDTIRETVNTVIENEGKLDILINNAGAGITGPIEEIPEAEIKANFDTNFFGPINVIKAVLPQMRKQQSGLIINITSIAGYMGLPYRGVYSASKGALELITEAFRMELKGFNINMTNVAPGDFATNIAAGRYHAPLLDDSPYKKPYGNTLKLMNEHVDSGSNPNMMAEAIYKIINTKHPKGHYKVGEFMQKFSIVLKRILPDKVYEKLLMNHYKL from the coding sequence ATGTCTAAAGTTGTTTTAATAACGGGAGGTTCCTCAGGAATAGGGAAGTCAGTTGGCGAGTATTTAACCCAAAAAGGTTTTGTAGTTTATGGCACGAGCCGAAACCCAGAAAACTATAAAAATAGCACTTTCTCTATTTTGAAACTGGATGTTAAAAACAATGATACCATTAGAGAAACCGTAAACACCGTTATTGAAAACGAAGGTAAGTTAGACATCCTTATCAACAATGCTGGTGCGGGCATTACGGGTCCAATTGAAGAAATCCCCGAAGCTGAAATTAAGGCCAATTTCGATACCAATTTTTTTGGGCCCATAAATGTTATTAAAGCGGTATTGCCTCAAATGCGCAAACAGCAATCGGGTTTAATAATAAATATTACCTCTATTGCAGGATATATGGGGTTGCCATATCGCGGTGTTTATAGTGCCAGTAAAGGTGCTTTGGAACTTATAACCGAAGCCTTTAGAATGGAGTTGAAAGGTTTTAACATAAACATGACCAATGTGGCTCCCGGAGATTTTGCCACCAATATAGCGGCAGGCAGATACCACGCGCCACTTTTAGATGATTCGCCCTATAAAAAACCGTACGGTAATACTTTAAAATTAATGAATGAACATGTCGATTCTGGCAGCAACCCCAACATGATGGCAGAGGCAATTTATAAAATTATAAACACAAAACATCCAAAGGGGCATTATAAAGTAGGGGAGTTTATGCAAAAATTTTCTATAGTACTTAAAAGAATCCTTCCCGATAAAGTTTACGAAAAATTATTGATGAATCATTACAAACTTTAA
- a CDS encoding sodium:solute symporter — protein sequence MTATQILLLIAAYFGLLIIISYLTGKDDSNDVFFKAKKQSPWYLVAFGMIGASLSGVTFISVPGMIGGQQFAYMQGVFGFFVGYLFIIFILLPLYYKLNVTSIYQYLEQRFGKVSYKTGAFFFLLSRVTGASFRLYLVALSMQYIVFEKLGIPFWITVVVSILLIWLYTNRGGIKTIIWTDTLQTLAMLVSVGVGIYLINQKLDFTVFSMLKSEAFSTKSQMFFFDDPYATTYFWKYFIGGIFIAIAMTGLDQDMMQKNLTCKNKKDAQKNMFTMATLVIVVNFAFLSLGALLFIYADKFNLQIPVVNEITRTDLLFPEIAMNQGLGAALSITFLIGLIAAAYSSADSALTSLTTSFSVDFLNIEDRPEAEQKPLRKKVHVGVSLLLIVVVIVFNNLEGNVVSNLFKFATYTYGPLLGLFAFGILTKREIKDQYAWIVALLSITLSLVITSLPESVLGAYKFHWEILPLNGIITYLGLILISRKKH from the coding sequence ATGACTGCAACACAAATACTTCTGCTTATTGCTGCCTATTTTGGCTTACTTATTATAATATCTTATTTAACTGGAAAAGACGATAGTAACGATGTTTTTTTCAAGGCCAAAAAACAATCGCCGTGGTATTTAGTCGCATTCGGAATGATTGGTGCATCACTTTCCGGGGTAACTTTTATTTCGGTTCCGGGGATGATTGGCGGACAGCAGTTTGCTTATATGCAAGGGGTTTTTGGGTTTTTTGTGGGTTATTTGTTTATTATTTTCATATTGCTTCCGCTGTATTATAAGTTAAATGTAACGTCAATTTATCAATATTTAGAGCAACGATTTGGCAAAGTAAGTTATAAAACCGGTGCTTTTTTCTTCTTGCTTTCAAGGGTGACCGGAGCTTCATTCCGTTTGTATTTAGTGGCTTTATCGATGCAATATATTGTTTTTGAAAAGCTGGGGATACCGTTTTGGATAACCGTTGTGGTTTCCATTTTATTAATTTGGCTGTACACCAATAGAGGTGGCATAAAAACAATTATTTGGACGGATACCTTACAAACCTTGGCGATGCTTGTTTCGGTGGGTGTTGGTATTTATTTGATTAATCAAAAATTGGATTTTACGGTATTTAGTATGTTGAAATCGGAAGCCTTTTCGACAAAAAGCCAAATGTTCTTTTTTGATGACCCTTATGCAACTACCTATTTCTGGAAATATTTTATTGGAGGCATTTTTATAGCCATTGCCATGACGGGTTTAGATCAAGATATGATGCAAAAAAACCTAACCTGTAAAAACAAAAAAGACGCCCAGAAAAACATGTTTACCATGGCTACTTTGGTTATTGTGGTAAATTTTGCGTTTTTATCACTTGGTGCTTTACTGTTTATTTATGCCGATAAATTCAACTTGCAAATACCCGTGGTAAACGAGATTACACGAACCGATTTACTATTTCCTGAAATTGCCATGAATCAAGGTTTGGGTGCTGCCCTATCCATAACCTTTCTTATTGGCTTAATTGCTGCCGCTTATAGTAGCGCAGATAGCGCATTAACCTCGTTAACCACCTCTTTTTCGGTAGATTTTTTAAATATTGAAGATAGGCCCGAAGCAGAGCAAAAGCCGCTGCGTAAAAAAGTACATGTGGGTGTTTCGTTATTATTAATAGTAGTAGTTATTGTATTTAATAATTTGGAAGGCAACGTGGTAAGCAACTTATTCAAATTTGCCACTTACACCTATGGCCCACTGTTGGGTTTATTTGCTTTTGGGATTTTAACCAAACGTGAAATTAAAGATCAATATGCGTGGATTGTTGCGTTGTTATCTATAACCTTAAGCCTCGTTATTACATCGTTACCCGAAAGTGTTTTAGGCGCCTATAAATTCCATTGGGAAATTTTACCTCTCAACGGCATCATCACGTATTTGGGCTTAATATTGATTAGTAGAAAGAAGCACTAA